A region from the Candidatus Binatia bacterium genome encodes:
- a CDS encoding methyltransferase domain-containing protein — translation MRAAEPSPAGGLVRTPRRPRGFVARGPRPARWDDPALAPRAGEDLCFLAGDWRILQRLDGHRWSLDDLVTAWRAASARADAPPARFIDLGCGIGSVLMLLAWRFPHARGVGVEAQQLSVDLARRSLAGNGADDRVEVRHGDLRDPTLVPEGAVFDLVTGTPPYVPPGAGRVSPRPQRGPCRIEQRGGIEDYCRAAARLLAPGGVFVACAGGAQTPRVAAAAHAAGLCLTESRDVVPRAGKPPLLAVHVMRRRDDAVLDADGSANADAGKDADGASAGSVRHAPPLVVRAADGRWTEEFAALRRDMGMP, via the coding sequence GTGCGCGCGGCTGAGCCGAGCCCGGCGGGCGGGCTCGTGCGCACGCCGCGCCGGCCGCGCGGCTTCGTCGCGCGCGGACCGCGTCCCGCGCGCTGGGACGATCCGGCGCTCGCGCCGCGCGCGGGCGAGGATCTGTGCTTTCTCGCCGGCGACTGGCGCATCCTGCAGCGGCTCGACGGCCACCGCTGGTCGCTCGACGACCTGGTCACCGCCTGGCGCGCGGCGTCGGCCCGCGCGGATGCTCCGCCCGCGCGCTTCATCGACCTCGGCTGCGGCATCGGCTCGGTGCTCATGCTGCTCGCGTGGCGCTTCCCGCACGCGCGCGGCGTCGGCGTCGAGGCGCAGCAGCTGAGCGTCGACCTCGCGCGCCGCTCGCTCGCCGGCAACGGCGCCGACGACCGCGTCGAGGTCCGGCACGGCGACCTGCGCGATCCGACGCTCGTCCCGGAGGGGGCGGTGTTCGACCTCGTCACCGGCACGCCGCCGTACGTTCCGCCGGGCGCCGGGCGCGTGTCGCCGCGCCCGCAGCGCGGTCCGTGCCGCATCGAGCAGCGCGGCGGCATCGAGGACTACTGCCGGGCCGCCGCGCGGCTGCTCGCGCCGGGCGGCGTGTTCGTCGCCTGCGCGGGCGGCGCGCAGACGCCGCGGGTCGCCGCCGCGGCGCACGCTGCTGGATTGTGCTTGACGGAGAGCCGCGACGTCGTGCCGCGCGCGGGCAAGCCGCCGCTGCTCGCGGTGCACGTCATGCGCCGACGCGACGACGCGGTGCTCGACGCCGACGGCAGTGCGAACGCCGACGCCGGCAAGGACGCGGACGGCGCGAGCGCCGGGTCCGTCCGCCACGCGCCGCCGCTCGTCGTGCGCGCGGCCGACGGCCGCTGGACGGAGGAGTTCGCCGCCCTGCGCCGCGACATGGGCATGCCTTGA
- a CDS encoding MFS transporter, giving the protein MSAHARWRDGLVVLACLVCQVGMGVGGYLFPVFLKPVAEDLGWSRTIYAAANPITSLFVALAGPLVGWLSDRRGPRLVLVAGSLIMSATLLGASRMEEVWQFYVVAVGIGVGVACLGDLPTASAIAGRFDARRGLALGVVYIGSNIGGALGASTAAALAAESGWRAALATIGGTLWLLLLPFALLVSPPRARRESTTAQADGGASAASEHRATRARGADAAAPAAQLASSDDVAGAVRQRDFWLLLWVLLAFYLYRLGVNTHLVAYLSDLGWAHGEAALGFSLTVGIGIVGKLGAGTLADRVGPRAATVGNFVVIAIASALLLVPEVPFAIPLFLILHGAATAAEDVVIPLLVGRRFGTAYLGRIYGLLLLTLVPGGVLGPIVAGAVFDASGSYAAVFTAFFVCNLTAVAALSAVRATRAA; this is encoded by the coding sequence TTGAGCGCGCACGCTCGCTGGCGCGACGGGCTCGTGGTGCTCGCCTGCCTGGTCTGCCAGGTCGGCATGGGCGTCGGCGGCTACCTCTTCCCGGTGTTCCTCAAGCCGGTCGCGGAAGACCTCGGCTGGTCGCGCACGATCTACGCGGCGGCGAACCCGATCACGAGCCTCTTCGTCGCGCTCGCGGGACCGTTGGTCGGCTGGCTCTCGGACCGGCGCGGGCCGCGCCTCGTGCTGGTCGCGGGCAGCCTGATCATGAGCGCCACGCTGCTCGGCGCGTCGCGCATGGAAGAGGTCTGGCAGTTCTACGTCGTCGCGGTCGGGATCGGCGTCGGCGTCGCGTGCCTCGGCGACCTGCCCACCGCGAGCGCGATCGCGGGACGCTTCGACGCGCGCCGCGGGCTCGCGCTCGGGGTGGTCTACATCGGCTCGAACATCGGCGGCGCGCTCGGCGCGTCGACGGCCGCGGCGCTCGCCGCCGAGAGCGGCTGGCGTGCGGCGCTCGCGACGATCGGCGGCACGCTGTGGCTGCTGCTCCTGCCGTTCGCGCTGCTGGTGTCGCCGCCGCGCGCGCGACGGGAGAGCACGACGGCGCAGGCCGACGGTGGCGCGTCCGCGGCGAGCGAGCACCGCGCGACGCGCGCGCGTGGCGCCGACGCGGCCGCACCAGCGGCCCAGCTCGCGTCCTCCGACGACGTCGCGGGCGCCGTCCGCCAGCGCGACTTCTGGCTGCTGCTCTGGGTGCTGCTCGCGTTCTACCTCTACAGGCTCGGCGTCAACACGCACCTCGTCGCGTACCTGTCGGATCTCGGCTGGGCGCACGGCGAGGCGGCGCTCGGATTCAGCTTGACGGTGGGCATCGGCATCGTCGGCAAGCTCGGCGCGGGGACGCTCGCCGACCGCGTCGGACCGCGGGCGGCGACGGTCGGCAACTTCGTCGTCATCGCGATCGCCTCGGCGCTGCTGCTCGTGCCCGAGGTGCCGTTCGCGATCCCGCTCTTCCTGATCCTGCACGGCGCCGCGACCGCGGCCGAGGACGTCGTCATCCCGCTGCTCGTCGGACGGCGCTTCGGCACGGCGTATCTCGGCAGGATCTACGGCCTGCTGCTGCTGACGCTCGTCCCGGGCGGCGTGCTCGGGCCGATCGTCGCGGGCGCGGTGTTCGACGCGTCGGGCAGCTACGCGGCCGTGTTCACGGCCTTCTTCGTGTGCAACCTGACCGCGGTCGCGGCGCTCTCCGCCGTGCGTGCGACGCGCGCAGCTTGA